ACTGGATTGTTCCTCTTGAACGAGCAGATATAATAATGTCAGCTTGGTATTTAAAAGCAAGATAAAGCCTAGGACCTGATGATCATACCACAGTACTAAATAACATGGGTTTAATTACAGTACTCATTCATTTCTTCTTGATAATCTATGATgcgattatatatatatttatatatatacatatatgtatatatatacacacacacacacacacacatatatatatatatatgtatatatatatatatatatatatacacacacacatatatatatatacacacacacacacacacacacacacatatatatatatatatatatatatatatatatatatatatgtgtgtgtgtgtgtgtgtgtatatatatatatatatatatatatatatatatatatatatatatatatgtgtgtgtgtgtgtgtgtatatatgtatgtatgtatatgatgTGATATAGACTGGTGGGATGTGTGTAGAAAGAGTTGCACAATTCAGTGGGGAAATGAGTCAGATATTTCTCAATATTAACATTTCACATCTCTTGGTTCATTGCATCATTGTGCATTTTCACCAAGACAAACcatattaattaaatttaaatgaaattaaatcctCTGTAACAATATCCAGACTTGATTGTGTATTTCCTTTCGACTATAACCTATAcaccttttattttaaaatgcttatAAATATCTGTGTTGCACTGAAAAGTAATACAAAGGTGTCATTAATGTAGGATGAACCTTTGGAGCTTTTGTTTCAGGGGCCGCAGGTGCGGTCGAACCGGAAAGACCTGCATGCATGTCTTAGGCACCATTTGTTTAGAATACGGATGTCACTGATCTTTGGGAACCTGTAGAAGTTTAGTTTTCTACtttagttttgtttagtttaattGCATAAATCTCTGGCTAAAACAGAATTTGTTAATGGTATTGCATATAGCGAGTAATGTTGTTATTTAGGAGACGGTTGTTAGAAATGCCTTGAATTTTCTCCTTTAAATAAAGAGCCCAACCTCAGCTGCACCTCTTACTGTTTTGATTCTGAGTCAGTCAGTATTAATGAATCACCACTTGGCCTGCTGTATGGTGCCTTTCCCTGCCAAACAGCTTGTTCACCAAGTTTCCAAGTGCATTTTTTAGTCAAAGCAGATTGTTTCAGTCATTATTTGCATGTCTGAGTCAGTAGTAAGTTTTGGGGTGTCGGATGTTTCCCTTGTAGCCTGCGGAAAATGTTTCAGTAGCCAAAGATTTTGTTATGCAATTGTAATatggtttgttaaaaaaaaaaccacacacatacatatacacacacaagcaaaatgTAGTTTAAAGATACAGTAGGTGTCATTTTTGTAAATGGAATTTTCTGTAATCCTTTGTAAATTCCTCAGTGtgaaaactgttttatttatcatcataCAGTTCCTGAAATTCAGGAAACACCAAAGGCATGTTGTGCATTTCATACCAGATATGTAGGTGAGCTTGAAAAGGGAGTAGTGTGCTGCTTTGgttagggaaaaaaaatgaagctgtGTTGAAACATGCCCTCTAAGATCGTGCCTTATGAAAACGCTTACAAGCTTCACCAATTGGTTTTTCTGCCTTGCTGATCTCTGATCGCTCGAATCCTCCGCAGTGGTGCTAATCGGAGACTCCGGGGTCGGGAAGAGCAACCTGCTGTCCCGCTTCACGCGCAACGAGTTCAACCTGGAGAGCAAGAGCACCATCGGCGTGGAGTTTGCCACTCGCAGCATTCATGTAGAGGGCAAAACGATCAAAGCCCAGATCTGGGACACTGCGGGTCAGGAGAGATACCGCGCCATCACCTCAGCGTGAGTGTTAAACCTTTACCACTTTCAGCTactgacatcagtgtgtgttatttatcaGTCATTCAGGCAAGTTGCTTACAAAAATCATTGCATTctgttatttaataatttgtcattttttcatGCTGCTTTAGATTATAGGACTTTACACCctataaaaccaaataaaataacaacaaaaccacCACATACACTTTAATGCACCAGAGTCATCTATAAACCAAAAGATCTCCAATTAGAGACAGTTGGATTCtccactctgattggtcagaagttatTTCCTTTGTTCTACTCCGAactacaggtttatattaatgcgttCATTCTGTGTAAGAAATCGTGTCTATATTAACCGTTTATTCACAGAGATAACAGAGAGAACAATCCTTGTAAAACATGAGAAACGAGTCTAAGTGTTAAAATTTGTTTAACGtatatagaaggagtctccagtgtcagggcaTTGTAAAGGTTACTGTAGAGTTAAAGCTGTATGTTATTGGACATGTTCAGGACAGAGGCGTTTATGCTTCTTTGAggtttcttggtaacatgacaagctgctttTTTGTGGACTTTACTTTTTTGCGGTTACAGTAAAAGAATAGAAAATATCATGTGTCATCTTTAATCTTTAAGTTAAATTTTACTTGCTGTGgcacaagaggaataaaacatttcaggatgTTCTGTAGTTGTACTGCTTACTTAACTGACCAAGGTGGATATAAGACATGAGAGTGCGTTCCTAGACGGTAGGTATTTTTGGAACAGGATTATGATCCAAAATTAGCATTTAAACAATGACCGTATTCAGAATGCAACACAAACTGGTATCACTCACGTTCTTTCGTTGTTTCCTTGAActgtatgtctttttttttttttgtctgtcttttgtcccaTGACATCATGGTAACCAGCAGCACTACTTTGAATACGTCGTTGACTTCATTTGTTTGCGCTCCACTGAGGGCTGCACTGTAATGTGCTAAAACGAtagcaaccttttttttcccctttggaCAGTGCAGCCCTGAAAGGATCATTTGTCACTTTCTTCTATGTCACGCTCGTGTCATTAACAttagatgatttttttaaacagaaaaatcatCTAATCATCTATTTTTactttggaaaaataaaaaaatacaaacacaaactgtgattattattgaattttttttaaaagttgaaCCGCTGTGTTTTTGGGTCTGCAGATACTACCGCGGTGCCGTCGGTGCTCTTCTGGTGTACGACATTGCAAAGCACTTGACATATGAAAACGCCGAGCGCTGGCTGAAGGAGCTGCAGGACCACGCTGACAGCAACATCGTCATCATGCTGGTGGGCAACAAGAGCGACCTGCGTCACCTACGAGCCGTGCCTACAGACGAGGCCAAAGCGTTCTCAGGTCAGTTCACAGGGATTCTGATTTCTACAGTAATGGATAATGGGAACAGAGCTGATGTAAGATGTGTGGAAGTGGTTTCTTACCTCAGCCGGTGTTCTACACGGTGCACTTCACTCGACTGACTCACTGCACAGGGCTCCGCAGCACTGAACGCTTCCATCACAGTTTCAGCTTTCTGTGTTTACTGTTCATTTAGttacttatttgtttttataagcAGGAAATTTCCGTCTGTTCAGTAGCGTTGGAGAGAATATATTACCTTTATGTGTTCAtatctctgtatttatattattttctaaatgtaaaagaaaataacgaTGACCAGATAATTAATGTCAGATAAGAGTCATCGATTTAATATACTAATGAATGGAGAGGAAGTAAAGGCGCATTAAAAGCAGATAAAGTGGCTGCTTTGtgcagcaccacacacacacacacacacacacacatttagcagTTTGATTCCCATCAGCTTGTCAGTTTAAGGCAGAAACATCACAGTTCGAGATGTAACTTGGTGCCTTAGTTAAGTCTGTGTGATCCCCTGGATGTCACATCACAACTTTTGATTTCTGTCTTTAGAGAAACACGGGCTTTCCTTCCTCGAGACTTCCGCTTTGGACTCCTCTAATGTAGAGCTCGCCTTCCAGACCATTCTCACAGGTAAGTCCGCTCACACCAGACATcgacacaaatacaaaacatcGATACAAAACAAAAGGGTGATATGGCACAGGTCCAGGTCAGAGGCACTGCACTCCAGGTTCCACTTTCTGTCTCAGACTTTAAGCTGTTTTTATTCTCCTCACCTCCTCTCAGAAATAGCGTTGTCCAGATCACCTTACATGATATAGAAAAACAGCAGCTCACCTGACAATAACAATGCTCTTACTAGTCCTTGTTAGTCTCCGCTAACTAACTAGCTTTACTTGCTTTCTAGATGAGATGTACTATTAGCAGTAATTCAGAAGAGGTTGTTTACCTACGCTGTAGCTTCGTAGCTAGAAAATCAAGAGAATTTGAGCTGCTCGGGCGACACGACTGTCTGCAGTTGAAGTGACACATTATATCACGTACTGGGGAACAAAAATAGATACTCTTTTCTAGGTAGACTGCAAATTCAGAATATTGGCAATGGAATGTTGTAGATTCAGGATATCGTAATAAATCTCCTCATGTTCACTCACTAACAAGCCATTTGTTTAATAGCACgttggttttttttccccccaactcTCGCACCTGATCTCTAGGGTAACATGTAAAacgtgcaaagaaaaaaaacaaacagcggAGATAATTGTTGAAGTATTCACTCAGTCCAGTCACTTAGTCAGCTCGTCATTTAGGCAGGATAATAGACTTCAACTCCTTTAACagaaagtttacattttttattatatgatGAAagtaacatttatataatttcatGGTTATCGTTTCCTGCCACTTTCTTCATGATGCACATCATGTTGCATTCTGGCCTTTTATAACAAGTCTTTTCTTCCTAGCTTGGTTTATCTGTTAtcagtagtattagtatttagtAGCGGTTAGAAGTTACCATAGTTTTTTACTAATTAAATATATCTATGGATTAAAGTGAGAATCATCTTTAGTCACtttgagttttattttggtTAAATGACAGACAcaagtacacaacactacagttGTTCTGTTTTGGTCAGGAGTTTTTCACCCCTGATCCTTTAGTTAGATTTAATTTCTGCCATTAGGTGGCAGCAGATTCCAAGCCACTGATTATGAACTGACCCTTTTTTCAGGTCAAAGAAGCATCTGCTCTATTATAAGgttgtataattaaaaaaatgttttgttttgagaCGGCGTTCTGTCACGGCGTTCCAAGTGTAATTCATCCGTTCACCTTTCTTTCAGCAATCTACCGCATCGTCTCTCAGAGGCAAATTTCCGGGCGCGGCGACACCGACTTCTCCCCCAACTCTAAAGTCGTGCCCATCACGGTGCAGCCCACACAGAGCTCGGCCAAGCAAAGCGCCTGCTGCCAGAACAACTAAACAGCCGCCGTAGCACAATGGGATTATGGGTAAAAACCGACATAAGGCTGGCCAAGGGGGGTTGCAAAGTTTGTTTGTCAAGCACATTAAgaccccaccaccaccaacccACCCCTTTCCCCTTAATAACACATGCGGTAGGTTTTAACGTCTAAGCCCTAATTCAACAAGTTAAGCTTTAACGTAGGGACAGAAGCGAAAAGAAAgaattgttattttgtttttcctccacAGACTGATTTAAGgttctttatatttttacactAATTAGAAAGGATACTAGTAGACTATTTATGTCTGCGGACATTTTGCAGGAGTTACAGTTTATATCCCCAGCTAGCACTTACAACGTGCTCAAGCCTATACAGATACAGGAAAGAGGGTGCTACAATGAAACGTGTCTATTTTAACCACCACGCACTGGGTCTAGTTTTTATTAAAGTCTCCCGGaggaaacttttttcttttcagcggatccgtgaaaaaaaaaaaaaaaaacccaaaagaaaAATCATCGACTTCATCTCCATGACTGCTGCGTCTGCCTGTATTGTTGATTTGTAAGATGACTCAGTGAAAGAACCCCTCTATTTATTTGCTGCATTGAAACATCTGAGATGACACTGTTCAGATTACATCCTGATAGCctgtggatttttattttaaacacattgttttattttgatggtGTTTTccggtctgtttttttttattattattatatatatttaagggTTGATTAACTGTATTCTCTCCAGGGTGAGTAAAGTGTAAAGTCTAAACTAgttacatgtctttttttttttttttaatgtgggaAGTTTTAACTGCTCTGTTTCTGGGTCATGTGTTCGTTTTCGTGTTTTGTTCGTTTTATTTGGCCGATAGGTCTTGCGTTTATTTGAATGGATCA
This genomic stretch from Tachysurus fulvidraco isolate hzauxx_2018 chromosome 25, HZAU_PFXX_2.0, whole genome shotgun sequence harbors:
- the rab11al gene encoding RAB11a, member RAS oncogene family, like; this translates as MTGREEEYDYLFKVVLIGDSGVGKSNLLSRFTRNEFNLESKSTIGVEFATRSIHVEGKTIKAQIWDTAGQERYRAITSAYYRGAVGALLVYDIAKHLTYENAERWLKELQDHADSNIVIMLVGNKSDLRHLRAVPTDEAKAFSEKHGLSFLETSALDSSNVELAFQTILTAIYRIVSQRQISGRGDTDFSPNSKVVPITVQPTQSSAKQSACCQNN